The following proteins are encoded in a genomic region of Porphyrobacter sp. CACIAM 03H1:
- a CDS encoding cytidine deaminase: MLDNDAEKALIAAAFAAAEQAYAPYSDYPVGAALLFADGAVITGCNIENASYGLSLCAETVAVAKALGEGRRGGLAAVAVVGLKADAEPITPCGRCRQVLNEVAALGATDPLVLCVSKDDVRRVTLSALLPHAFGPGHLA, from the coding sequence ATGCTGGATAACGACGCCGAAAAAGCCCTGATCGCCGCCGCCTTCGCTGCAGCCGAACAGGCCTATGCGCCCTATTCGGACTATCCCGTGGGTGCAGCGCTACTTTTCGCGGACGGGGCGGTGATCACCGGCTGCAACATCGAGAACGCAAGCTACGGCCTCTCGCTTTGCGCCGAGACGGTCGCGGTCGCCAAGGCGCTCGGCGAAGGTCGGCGCGGCGGGCTGGCGGCAGTGGCCGTGGTGGGCCTAAAGGCCGATGCCGAGCCGATCACCCCCTGCGGGCGCTGCCGGCAAGTGCTGAACGAGGTGGCCGCGCTCGGGGCGACCGATCCGCTGGTGCTGTGCGTCAGCAAGGACGACGTGCGGCGGGTGACGCTCTCCGCGCTGCTGCCGCACGCCTTCGGGCCGGGGCATCTGGCCTAG
- the ykgO gene encoding type B 50S ribosomal protein L36 — MKIVNSLKSLKGRHRDNRVIRRRGRTYVINKTDRRFKARQG, encoded by the coding sequence ATGAAGATCGTCAACAGCCTCAAGTCGCTGAAGGGCCGTCACCGCGACAACCGCGTGATCCGTCGTCGCGGCCGGACCTACGTCATCAACAAGACCGATCGCCGCTTCAAGGCCCGCCAGGGCTGA
- a CDS encoding HAD-IA family hydrolase yields the protein MRKAVVFDIGRVLFHWQLGALFEKLIDHPEELDWFLANVVTEEWHFEHDAGRPLAEMVPERIALYPQYEAQIRAYATRFNETVPGPVEGSHELVARLAAAGVPLYCLTNFGDEFWQMFRPTQPVFDHFADIIVSGVEKVAKPDARIYEIMEARSGRTGAALFFTDDNPANVAAARARGWDAHIFTDAASLEAQLVAAGLL from the coding sequence GTGAGAAAAGCGGTTGTGTTCGACATTGGCCGGGTGCTGTTCCACTGGCAGCTCGGCGCGCTGTTCGAAAAGCTGATCGACCATCCGGAGGAGCTCGACTGGTTCCTTGCCAACGTGGTCACCGAGGAATGGCATTTCGAGCATGACGCCGGCCGCCCGCTCGCCGAGATGGTGCCCGAGCGGATTGCGCTCTACCCGCAATACGAGGCGCAGATCCGCGCCTATGCCACCCGCTTCAACGAGACCGTGCCGGGGCCGGTGGAGGGCTCGCACGAACTGGTCGCGCGGTTGGCGGCGGCGGGCGTGCCGCTCTACTGCCTGACGAATTTCGGCGACGAGTTCTGGCAGATGTTCCGCCCGACTCAGCCGGTGTTCGATCACTTCGCGGACATCATCGTCTCGGGGGTGGAGAAGGTCGCCAAGCCCGATGCGCGGATCTACGAGATCATGGAGGCCCGCAGCGGGCGGACGGGCGCCGCGCTGTTCTTCACCGACGACAACCCCGCCAATGTCGCCGCCGCCCGGGCGCGGGGGTGGGATGCGCATATCTTCACCGATGCGGCGAGCCTCGAGGCGCAGCTGGTCGCGGCAGGTCTGCTCTAG
- a CDS encoding winged helix-turn-helix transcriptional regulator, whose amino-acid sequence MGELREPLRELIECGLPQALEVMGERWSFMILRASFNGLKHFEEFLSELGIARNILSNRLAKLVEHGILKREPCADDRRKIEYRLTEKGFDLLPAMLALRQWGQKYGSDQVVEDPVLVDERDRLPIGPVSILAHDGRILGHQDLWLTRPADLGKRADGTIATRGTDLAKGDVVDLAAKKASVR is encoded by the coding sequence ATGGGTGAGCTGAGAGAACCGCTGCGCGAACTGATCGAATGCGGGCTGCCGCAGGCGCTAGAGGTGATGGGCGAGCGCTGGTCCTTCATGATCCTGCGCGCGAGCTTCAACGGTCTCAAGCACTTCGAGGAATTCCTGAGCGAACTCGGCATCGCCCGCAACATTCTCTCCAACCGCCTCGCCAAGCTGGTCGAACACGGTATCCTCAAGCGCGAGCCCTGCGCCGACGATCGCCGCAAGATCGAATACCGCCTGACCGAAAAGGGCTTCGATCTGCTCCCGGCGATGCTGGCGCTGCGCCAGTGGGGCCAGAAATACGGCAGCGACCAGGTGGTCGAGGATCCGGTGCTGGTCGACGAGCGCGACCGTCTGCCGATCGGCCCGGTTTCGATCCTCGCCCATGACGGGCGGATACTCGGGCACCAGGACCTGTGGCTGACCCGCCCCGCCGACCTCGGCAAGCGCGCCGACGGCACCATCGCCACCCGCGGGACCGACCTCGCCAAGGGCGATGTGGTAGATCTTGCGGCGAAGAAGGCATCCGTCCGCTAA
- a CDS encoding M14 family metallopeptidase — MTSLFIDAGFDSGNIDVLGVEGATARLAIRRDNASDFFQWFHFRVSAPAGEEVVLKLTGLNASAYPGGWPDYDACVSENRAYWARAASTYDQNEEGGTLTVRYLPAGGVFWVAYFAPYSMERHHDLIAEAASSGGVDYVRLGTTLDGQPVDCLEMGEGDTQVWLYARQHPGETQAEWWMEGALECLTDPADPVARALRKKCRLHLVPNCNPDGSRRGHLRTNTVGTNLNREWADPTPERSPEVLAIRNRMDQTGVDFAMDIHADEAIPAVFLAGFEGIPSWKDEQGEGFYRYQRILDRRTPDFQTKLGYPKAAPGKANLSMSTNQLAERFGAVAMTLEMPYKDLADFPEPEQGWSPERCKLLGRECLAALVEWLEGRDA, encoded by the coding sequence ATGACCTCACTTTTCATCGACGCCGGGTTCGACAGCGGCAATATCGACGTGCTGGGCGTCGAGGGCGCCACCGCCCGCCTCGCGATCCGCCGCGACAATGCCTCGGACTTCTTCCAGTGGTTCCACTTCCGCGTCAGCGCACCGGCGGGCGAGGAAGTGGTGCTCAAGCTTACCGGCCTCAACGCCAGCGCCTATCCGGGCGGCTGGCCCGACTACGACGCCTGCGTCTCGGAAAACCGCGCCTACTGGGCACGCGCTGCATCGACCTATGACCAGAACGAGGAAGGCGGCACGCTGACCGTGCGGTACCTGCCTGCGGGCGGGGTGTTCTGGGTCGCCTATTTCGCGCCCTATTCAATGGAGCGTCACCACGACCTGATCGCCGAGGCGGCCTCGTCCGGTGGGGTCGATTACGTCCGGCTCGGCACCACGCTCGACGGCCAGCCGGTCGATTGCCTCGAAATGGGCGAGGGCGACACGCAGGTGTGGCTCTATGCCCGCCAGCATCCGGGCGAGACGCAGGCGGAGTGGTGGATGGAGGGCGCGCTCGAGTGCCTGACCGACCCTGCCGACCCGGTGGCGCGTGCGCTGCGCAAGAAGTGCCGGTTGCACCTCGTGCCCAATTGCAACCCCGATGGTTCGCGGCGAGGGCATCTACGAACCAATACGGTTGGCACCAATCTTAACCGCGAATGGGCCGATCCCACGCCCGAACGCTCGCCGGAAGTGCTCGCGATCCGCAACCGCATGGACCAGACCGGCGTCGACTTCGCGATGGACATCCATGCCGACGAGGCGATCCCGGCGGTGTTCCTCGCCGGGTTCGAGGGCATCCCCTCGTGGAAGGATGAACAGGGCGAGGGCTTCTATCGCTACCAGCGCATCCTCGACCGCCGCACGCCCGATTTCCAGACGAAGCTCGGCTACCCCAAGGCCGCGCCGGGCAAGGCCAACCTCTCCATGAGCACGAACCAGCTCGCCGAACGCTTCGGCGCGGTCGCGATGACGCTGGAGATGCCCTACAAGGACCTGGCCGACTTTCCCGAGCCCGAACAGGGCTGGTCCCCGGAACGCTGCAAGCTGCTGGGGCGCGAATGCCTCGCTGCGCTGGTGGAGTGGCTCGAGGGGCGCGACGCCTAG
- a CDS encoding replicative DNA helicase, which produces MATPEKVTPIKPTAEGGDLPVKKLPANLDAEAAFLGAVLIDNRVLEELQVPIRPEHFFEPLHARIYDRVLTLIERNATASPVTLRPFFEADEALKELGGTSYLAQLTASGAGLLVPRELAQQIYDLALLRELVSVGRGLVEGALDTSEDTSPMDRIAQAEADLFKVAEGASTGREAATFREAAMTAIKMAEAAMNSGGGLSGKTTGLATIDQKTSGLHNSDLVILAGRPGMGKTSLATNIAFNCAEAHLTWQREGGEFNYGAPVAFFSLEMSSDQLATRILAEQAEISSEALRSGKLTREDFQKLSYASQRLAELPLYIDDTPALTIAALRTRARRMKRRHDIGLIIVDYLQLLQGSGRANDNRVNEISEISRGLKTLAKELQVPVIALSQLSRAVESREDKRPQLSDLRESGSIEQDADMVWFIFRGDYYHLLVKPDTPDASSPPDVQEKYRQWEEKFEGLVGRATLIVAKQRHGSTGNVPLHFQSDITKFTSPNFKDYSDYGYE; this is translated from the coding sequence ATGGCCACACCCGAAAAAGTCACCCCCATCAAGCCGACCGCCGAGGGCGGCGACCTGCCGGTGAAGAAGCTCCCCGCCAATCTCGACGCCGAGGCCGCGTTTCTCGGGGCGGTGCTGATCGACAACCGCGTGCTCGAGGAGCTGCAGGTGCCGATCCGGCCCGAGCATTTCTTCGAGCCGCTCCACGCGCGCATCTATGACCGCGTGCTGACCCTGATCGAGCGCAACGCCACCGCCTCTCCCGTGACCCTGCGCCCCTTCTTCGAGGCGGACGAGGCGCTGAAGGAGCTGGGCGGCACGAGCTATCTCGCCCAGCTCACCGCCAGCGGCGCAGGGCTGCTGGTGCCGCGCGAACTCGCCCAGCAGATCTACGATCTCGCCCTGCTGCGCGAGCTGGTGAGCGTCGGCCGGGGTCTGGTCGAAGGCGCGCTCGACACTTCCGAGGACACCTCGCCGATGGACCGCATCGCGCAGGCCGAGGCAGACCTGTTCAAGGTCGCCGAGGGAGCGAGCACGGGCCGCGAGGCGGCGACCTTCCGCGAAGCCGCGATGACCGCGATCAAGATGGCGGAAGCCGCGATGAATTCGGGCGGCGGCCTGTCGGGCAAGACCACGGGCCTTGCGACGATCGACCAGAAGACCAGCGGCCTCCACAATTCCGACCTCGTGATCCTCGCCGGGCGCCCGGGGATGGGCAAGACCTCGCTTGCCACCAACATCGCCTTCAACTGCGCCGAGGCCCACCTCACCTGGCAGCGCGAGGGCGGCGAGTTCAACTACGGCGCGCCGGTCGCCTTCTTCAGCCTCGAAATGAGCAGCGACCAGCTGGCGACCCGCATCCTTGCCGAGCAGGCCGAGATCTCCTCCGAGGCGCTGCGCAGCGGTAAACTCACCCGCGAGGATTTCCAGAAGCTCTCCTATGCCAGCCAGCGGCTTGCGGAACTGCCGCTCTATATCGACGATACGCCCGCGCTCACCATCGCCGCCCTGCGCACCCGCGCGCGGCGGATGAAGCGGCGGCACGACATCGGCCTCATCATCGTCGACTATCTCCAGCTGCTCCAAGGCTCGGGCCGGGCGAACGACAACCGCGTGAACGAGATTTCCGAGATCAGCCGGGGCCTCAAGACGCTGGCGAAGGAATTGCAGGTCCCGGTGATCGCCCTGTCGCAGCTCAGCCGCGCGGTCGAAAGCCGCGAGGACAAGCGCCCGCAGCTCTCCGACCTGCGCGAATCCGGCTCGATCGAGCAGGACGCGGACATGGTGTGGTTCATCTTCCGCGGCGATTACTACCACCTGCTGGTCAAGCCCGACACGCCCGACGCCTCCTCGCCGCCGGACGTGCAGGAAAAGTATCGCCAGTGGGAGGAGAAGTTCGAAGGGCTGGTGGGCCGCGCGACGCTGATCGTGGCGAAACAGCGCCACGGCTCGACCGGCAACGTGCCGCTCCACTTCCAGAGCGACATTACCAAGTTCACCTCGCCCAACTTCAAGGACTATTCGGACTACGGCTACGAATAG
- a CDS encoding UPF0262 family protein, producing the protein MADTPPDSLPPSLAPGGAGAQRIAQVTLDEATILWRNADVEQERRVAIYDLIEENTFKPVRSAERGASGPYHLHLSVTDGRLAMDIKDTSDQLMETLMIGMARFRRPIREYFAICDSYYQAIRKATPAEIETIDMARRGIHNNAAELLLERLEGKVETDFATARRLFTLICVLHIKG; encoded by the coding sequence ATGGCCGACACGCCGCCCGATTCCCTGCCTCCCTCCCTCGCGCCCGGCGGTGCGGGGGCGCAGCGCATTGCCCAGGTGACGCTCGACGAGGCGACGATCCTGTGGCGCAACGCCGATGTCGAGCAGGAACGCCGCGTGGCGATCTACGACCTGATTGAGGAAAACACCTTCAAGCCGGTCCGCAGCGCCGAGCGCGGGGCGAGCGGGCCCTATCACCTGCACCTGTCGGTCACTGACGGGCGGCTCGCGATGGACATCAAGGACACCAGCGACCAGCTGATGGAAACTCTGATGATCGGCATGGCCCGTTTCCGCCGCCCGATCCGCGAATACTTCGCGATCTGTGACAGCTATTACCAGGCGATCCGTAAGGCGACCCCGGCCGAGATCGAGACGATCGACATGGCGCGCCGCGGCATCCACAACAACGCCGCCGAACTGCTGCTCGAGCGGCTTGAAGGCAAGGTCGAGACCGATTTCGCCACCGCAAGGCGGCTGTTCACGCTGATCTGCGTGCTGCACATCAAGGGTTGA
- the recQ gene encoding DNA helicase RecQ, giving the protein MSAVVPPECHDILHRTFGYPAFRGQQEAVIARVMAGTHTLALMPTGAGKSLCYQVPALARAGTAVVISPLIALMHDQIRSARAAGIRAASMTSADSDNAATAEAFRSGELNLLYVAPERASTPGFQAMLKRAPIALFAIDEAHCVSEWGHDFRPDYRMLRPVLDRFPDVPRLALTATADRTTRADILKQLGIPDEGLIVAGFDRPNIRYAITPRDNGPRQIADLLQRLEGAGIVYAPSRKQAEELAAAITRAGRAASFYHAGLEPDRRARVQAEFVASEDMVMVATIAFGMGIDKPDVRFVIHAGLPKSIEAYYQETGRAGRDGDPAEAHLFWGVSDFARARQWLAEVEPERLPAEQARLGALAALVEAPTCRRAILLRYFGEHPGEHCGNCDNCLETPRVIDAGELARKLLSAVYRTGQSFGIGHVEKVLTGQSDGRIASRGHNRLSVFGIVSPQEAPLLRPLARAMVARGILNATEHGGLALGLEARPVLKGEAGVTITEPPPRRERRSRRARAGAAGDAPNPVGNPLFEALRAKRKALASEHGLPAYVIFHDSVLRDMALQCPETLAELGTIPGVGAKKLETWGSDFIAVVREHLKG; this is encoded by the coding sequence ATGAGTGCGGTCGTCCCTCCCGAATGTCACGACATCCTCCACCGTACCTTCGGCTATCCCGCCTTCCGCGGGCAGCAGGAGGCTGTGATTGCACGGGTGATGGCAGGCACGCACACGCTTGCCCTGATGCCGACGGGCGCGGGCAAGAGCCTGTGCTACCAGGTTCCCGCCCTCGCGCGGGCGGGCACGGCGGTAGTGATCTCGCCCCTGATCGCGCTGATGCACGACCAGATCCGCTCGGCCCGGGCGGCGGGCATCCGCGCCGCCTCGATGACCTCGGCGGATTCGGACAATGCGGCGACCGCCGAAGCCTTCCGCTCGGGCGAGCTCAACCTGCTCTATGTTGCCCCCGAACGTGCCTCGACGCCGGGGTTCCAGGCGATGCTCAAACGCGCGCCGATCGCCCTGTTCGCCATCGACGAGGCGCATTGCGTGTCCGAATGGGGCCACGACTTCCGCCCCGATTACCGGATGCTGCGCCCGGTGCTCGACCGCTTCCCGGACGTGCCCCGCCTCGCGCTCACCGCCACCGCCGACCGCACGACGCGGGCGGACATTCTCAAGCAGCTCGGCATCCCGGACGAGGGCCTGATCGTCGCCGGCTTCGACCGGCCTAACATTCGCTACGCCATCACGCCCCGCGACAACGGCCCGCGCCAGATCGCCGACCTGCTCCAGCGGCTCGAAGGGGCGGGGATCGTCTATGCCCCCTCGCGCAAGCAGGCCGAGGAACTCGCGGCCGCCATCACTCGCGCCGGTCGCGCGGCATCCTTCTATCACGCCGGGTTGGAGCCGGACCGGCGCGCAAGGGTGCAGGCCGAGTTCGTCGCCTCCGAGGACATGGTGATGGTCGCCACCATCGCCTTCGGCATGGGCATCGACAAGCCCGACGTGCGTTTCGTGATTCACGCCGGGCTCCCAAAGTCGATTGAGGCCTATTACCAGGAAACCGGCCGCGCCGGGCGCGACGGCGATCCGGCCGAGGCACACCTGTTCTGGGGCGTCTCCGATTTCGCCCGCGCGCGGCAATGGCTGGCCGAGGTCGAGCCCGAGCGCCTGCCTGCCGAACAGGCGCGCCTGGGCGCGCTCGCCGCGCTGGTCGAGGCGCCGACCTGCCGCCGCGCGATCCTGCTCAGGTACTTCGGCGAGCATCCGGGCGAGCATTGCGGCAATTGCGACAACTGCCTGGAAACGCCCAGAGTGATCGACGCGGGCGAGCTGGCGCGGAAGCTCCTTTCGGCGGTCTATCGCACCGGCCAGAGCTTCGGCATCGGCCATGTCGAGAAGGTGCTGACCGGACAGAGCGACGGGCGCATCGCCTCCCGCGGGCATAACCGGCTCTCGGTGTTCGGCATCGTCAGCCCTCAGGAGGCCCCGCTGCTTCGCCCGCTCGCCCGGGCGATGGTGGCGCGGGGTATCCTCAACGCGACCGAGCACGGCGGCCTCGCATTGGGGCTGGAGGCAAGGCCCGTGCTGAAAGGCGAGGCAGGCGTCACCATCACCGAACCCCCGCCCAGGCGCGAACGCCGCAGCCGCCGGGCACGCGCGGGCGCAGCGGGCGATGCGCCCAACCCCGTCGGCAACCCACTGTTCGAGGCCCTACGCGCCAAGCGCAAGGCGCTTGCATCCGAGCATGGCCTCCCGGCCTATGTCATCTTCCATGATTCGGTGCTGCGCGACATGGCACTGCAATGCCCCGAGACGCTGGCGGAGCTCGGTACCATTCCCGGCGTGGGGGCGAAGAAGCTTGAGACATGGGGGTCGGATTTCATTGCCGTGGTGCGGGAGCACCTGAAGGGCTAG
- the galE gene encoding UDP-glucose 4-epimerase GalE: MMSDSKPSVLVTGGAGYIGSHAVLALVDGGWPVAVIDNLSTGFRFAIPEGVPLYEGDIADADLLARIFAEQGTGAIMHFAGSIVVPESVADPLKYYHNNTAKSRALIAAAVEAGVPHFIFSSTAATYGIPDVAAVSEDTPQRPINPYGWSKLMTEQMLADVAAAHPLNFGVLRYFNVAGADPQARSGQSTAGATHLIKVAIEAALGKRESVSVLGTDYATPDGTGVRDYIHVSDLAAAHVLTLEALIAEPSRSLTMNCGYGRGFSVNEVLDAVDRVTNRKLDRRIEGRRAGDPDSLISDPSRLKATLGWEPRHVDLDTIIAHALAWERKLSDLRG; encoded by the coding sequence ATGATGTCTGACAGCAAACCATCCGTGCTCGTCACCGGCGGGGCGGGCTATATCGGCAGCCACGCGGTGCTGGCGCTGGTCGACGGGGGCTGGCCAGTGGCAGTGATCGACAACCTTTCGACCGGCTTCCGCTTCGCCATCCCCGAGGGCGTGCCGCTCTATGAGGGCGATATCGCCGACGCCGACCTGCTGGCGCGGATCTTCGCGGAACAGGGCACGGGCGCGATCATGCACTTCGCCGGCTCGATCGTGGTGCCCGAAAGCGTCGCCGATCCGCTCAAGTATTACCACAACAACACCGCCAAGAGCCGCGCGCTGATCGCGGCGGCCGTCGAGGCCGGAGTGCCCCACTTCATTTTTTCCTCGACCGCGGCGACTTACGGCATTCCCGATGTCGCCGCCGTGTCCGAGGACACGCCGCAGCGGCCGATCAATCCCTACGGCTGGTCCAAGCTGATGACCGAGCAGATGCTCGCCGATGTTGCTGCAGCCCATCCGCTCAACTTCGGCGTGCTGCGCTATTTCAACGTCGCAGGCGCGGACCCGCAGGCGAGGAGCGGCCAATCGACCGCGGGCGCGACGCATCTCATCAAGGTCGCGATCGAGGCGGCGCTGGGCAAGCGCGAATCGGTTAGCGTGTTGGGCACCGACTACGCGACGCCCGACGGCACCGGGGTGCGCGACTATATCCACGTCAGCGATCTCGCCGCCGCCCACGTGCTGACGCTGGAGGCGCTGATCGCCGAGCCATCGCGCTCGCTGACCATGAACTGCGGCTATGGCCGGGGCTTCTCGGTCAACGAGGTGCTCGACGCGGTCGACCGGGTGACGAATCGCAAGCTCGACCGCCGGATTGAGGGGCGGCGCGCGGGCGATCCCGATTCGCTGATTTCCGATCCCTCGCGGCTCAAGGCGACCCTCGGCTGGGAGCCCCGACACGTCGATCTCGACACGATCATCGCCCATGCGCTCGCCTGGGAGCGCAAATTGTCCGATTTGCGGGGCTGA
- a CDS encoding HPP family protein, translating to MIGTGWRHAASLLPQRVLGPLGWLRGSLGAGLAIAVAGLATAALLGSEGSRLPWLVAPLGASAVLVFAVPASPLAQPRSVVIGNLLSATIGLTLGMLLGDPLIAASLAVGLAIAAMSLARCLHPPGGACALLCALGAAGPEGWNLVHLGPIAANVLTLAAAGWVYNNATGHRWPHVIVPAAPPPPAEERPVHTREDIAATLADWDEVLDIDIDDLDAFFRAVNERVAERGKVR from the coding sequence GTGATCGGCACAGGTTGGAGGCACGCCGCCTCGCTGCTCCCGCAGCGTGTGCTCGGCCCGCTGGGATGGCTCCGAGGCTCGCTGGGTGCGGGGCTGGCGATTGCCGTGGCGGGGCTGGCGACGGCGGCCTTGCTCGGCAGCGAGGGGTCGAGGCTTCCCTGGCTTGTCGCCCCGCTCGGCGCGTCGGCGGTGCTGGTCTTCGCGGTTCCGGCAAGCCCGCTCGCGCAGCCGCGCTCGGTTGTCATCGGGAACTTGCTTTCGGCAACCATCGGGCTGACACTGGGAATGCTGCTCGGCGACCCGCTGATCGCCGCGAGCCTTGCGGTCGGCCTCGCCATCGCAGCGATGAGCCTTGCGCGCTGCCTCCATCCGCCCGGCGGTGCCTGCGCCCTGCTATGCGCGCTCGGCGCCGCCGGGCCGGAGGGCTGGAACCTTGTCCATCTCGGCCCGATCGCCGCCAACGTGCTCACGCTGGCGGCGGCAGGGTGGGTCTACAACAACGCGACCGGACACCGCTGGCCGCACGTCATCGTCCCCGCAGCCCCGCCCCCGCCGGCCGAGGAACGCCCGGTCCACACCCGCGAGGACATCGCCGCGACGCTGGCGGACTGGGATGAGGTGCTCGATATCGACATCGACGATCTCGACGCCTTCTTCCGCGCCGTGAACGAACGGGTGGCGGAGCGGGGCAAAGTGCGGTGA
- a CDS encoding CC_3452 family protein, giving the protein MTNTFSLPRSGKLAILLSALVYTGASFGVATSGAPLNAAGAPYYSATLAAPASETRAVADGVAWACKDATCVANKTTARPLRVCRGLNRKFGEIATFKVDGQDITAEELAKCNG; this is encoded by the coding sequence ATGACGAACACCTTCTCCCTCCCCCGCTCCGGCAAGCTCGCCATCCTGCTCTCGGCGCTGGTCTACACCGGCGCGAGCTTCGGCGTCGCCACCAGCGGCGCGCCTCTGAACGCCGCCGGCGCCCCTTATTACAGCGCCACCCTCGCCGCCCCGGCGAGCGAGACGCGCGCGGTCGCCGATGGCGTCGCCTGGGCGTGCAAGGACGCGACCTGCGTCGCCAACAAGACCACCGCCCGCCCGCTGCGTGTATGCCGCGGCCTGAACCGCAAGTTCGGCGAGATCGCCACCTTCAAGGTTGATGGCCAGGACATCACCGCCGAGGAACTGGCGAAGTGCAACGGCTGA
- a CDS encoding glycoside hydrolase family 25 protein, with protein MGKRGRSRARGAPRRWLWRLVALAVLFALAFAAWLWWDMRSWRPDEALYPEQGALVTPGGAPVRFETLKALGARFVYIPLPSTAGAGGFTDAFRSARAAGLKVGVLLGFDPCFPADAQSNVFAQSVPRDAELLPPAIGLERLADGCASKVSDAAVESELITLINQIEMHTGRPVILKLSPAFQERHRTATTLARDLWLARDRARPDYARRPWLLWSANSARVTEASDAPVEWVVVEK; from the coding sequence ATGGGCAAAAGGGGCAGGTCGCGCGCCAGGGGCGCGCCGCGCCGCTGGCTGTGGCGGCTCGTCGCGCTGGCGGTGCTGTTTGCGCTCGCCTTTGCCGCCTGGCTGTGGTGGGACATGCGCAGCTGGCGCCCGGACGAAGCCCTCTATCCCGAACAGGGCGCGCTCGTCACCCCAGGCGGGGCACCGGTGCGGTTCGAGACGCTCAAGGCGCTCGGCGCGCGCTTCGTCTATATCCCGTTGCCCAGCACAGCGGGCGCCGGCGGCTTCACCGATGCCTTTCGCAGCGCCCGCGCAGCCGGCCTGAAGGTTGGTGTGCTGCTCGGCTTCGACCCCTGCTTTCCCGCCGATGCCCAGAGCAATGTCTTCGCCCAGAGCGTGCCGCGCGATGCCGAGCTGCTGCCGCCCGCGATCGGGCTCGAGCGGCTGGCCGACGGCTGCGCCTCCAAGGTCAGCGATGCGGCGGTAGAGAGCGAACTCATCACTCTCATCAACCAGATCGAGATGCACACCGGCAGGCCTGTGATCCTCAAGCTCTCCCCCGCCTTCCAGGAGCGCCACCGCACCGCGACCACACTGGCGCGCGACCTGTGGCTGGCACGCGACCGCGCGCGGCCGGACTATGCGAGGCGGCCGTGGCTGCTATGGAGCGCCAACAGCGCGCGCGTGACCGAGGCGAGTGATGCGCCGGTTGAATGGGTGGTGGTGGAGAAGTAG